From Scatophagus argus isolate fScaArg1 chromosome 2, fScaArg1.pri, whole genome shotgun sequence:
ACGAGGCAACACTCAGAACCGCACGGCAGCAAGCAGTTCAGAGCTGAGCCCCCCTGACTGAAGACCTCATCTCATTTTGTACCatctgatgtgtctctggttctttgtttggagcttcacaggttgaaggacaaacagacaggatgcaggACCTGTTGGCACCCAGTTCAGGTTTATCTCCTGTGGGATGAAGAtctcttcctgccctctgctttacccagcatgttatttatatataactTATGTTTATTTATAACGGGGCTGTAAGAGtcagttcaccaggtcattaCTCAGTCACTATAACACTACTCAACTAAAGCTACACATTAACTACATTCagtatgaagtaaaagtacacattaTGTCATCGTTACtacaaagcacacaaaatgtccatcacaacaCGTTGTGGACTGACCTGACAGACTGAACCAGAGACGTTTCAGTTTCCACACATCACTTTTATTCATCCTCAGccaattttcaaaaatgtacaaaaatcaAGCAGTCTTTTATAAAACGCGTCAGGCTGATTTCCTGTTCTGATCCACGTCTCGCTGAGCTTTGAATcgtataaaaatataaaagcagaaTCAAACCAGAGGAAGCTTTTCACGACAGGAGAAACATCAGCAGCTGACAGGACATCAGTGTGGTCTGACGGCCGGTCCAACCCGCTGACAGGCTCTGGACATGATGACTTTGTGCTGAGCGGTTCAAAGACAAACTTCGTCTCTTCGCGTCCCGATGCTGTCGTCCTCCCGGTGAAGACGCACCCAGTCCTGATGCGGCTCAGAAGGATTTCCATCGGATGGCGGACAGGATGGTGTGGACGAAGTAGAGCAGAGTCGCCACGTAGGAGAACACctgaagagacaaacagaacatCAGGACACAATCAGTGTCCCCCCGTGTCCAGTCTGcatgttaagctaagctaaccagctgcgGCCTGGAGGAcctgctgacagctgaagtgATGCTGCGAACAAACCAATGGGAGGTCAGGATGGACCTGTTGAGAGCCAATCAGAAGGAGAAGCAGGACTTCATCTGGACTCACCACCGCAGAGATGTCCAGCTGGTAGTTTCGGAAGCTGCCCCCGTCTTTCATGTCCAGGGTCACTTTGGCCAAAGCCACCGAAGCGCTGAGGTAGAAGAAGGCAGCGATGCCGTGATACATGAagtcctgacagacaggaagaggacagCAGAGGGACATGAGCAACACGCCGAGACACAAACCTGCTGCTCATGATGTGTTCGTGTGGCACACAAAATCTGTTCAGAAGGAAACCGGCCTGAAGTTTTAAACCCACAACAACAAAGTTGTGTTCAGCTTCAGACTTTCTGGCTCTTTTGTGGTTTGTTGATGAAAAGCAGGACATAATAAAATTCTTTGTCTCGTTCTCAGTGTCCACAATTGTCTCCAGGTTACACAGACTGACAGTTTGATGTCTgtcagcagcaaacagctgcttcTCCAATTGTCCTGCAACGCATCACAAAGTTCACAACCGCAGAGCCAAAAAGTccgaaacacaaacacacaaagaaacaatcGTGGAAAGTTGAGGAGTTTTATATAAAAAGTCTCAAATCTCAGAGGGTCCTTAAACGCACcaacaggaagctgctgaaactcctgctgctgttctctgtaCTAATGCAAACGCAGACTGTGAAGGCTTTTCTCTGTGCAGGTTTGGACTGTCTGACAGTCCCTGAACAGTCGGGTCCCTCCAGGACCCTCAGTCCCATCTGAGCCTCCATAATTCAAACGAGGCGACTGCGTCTCATTTTAGAGTTTgtcagaagaaaacagaaaaaacatgaagacgTTTTGGTTTGTCTTTAGTCTCGTTaaagacacaacaacacaccaTGAACCGGAACCGGACCGGACTAGGACCAGACCGGATCAGTTTGTGCTTGGGTCTGAGCTGCACCGCGGGCTGCAGGATTTCGTCTGAGACGGACTTGTGGAGGACTTACGGCTGCTGCCCAGCTGCTCCTGTTGCTGTGGCCCCCGCAGGCGAAGACCACCATCCAGATGAACGTCATGACGAAGCAGAAGACGGACACGAACATGACCCAGCCCTGAGGGTTCGGCGGCACCACCAGAGTGCACGCCACCAGGATCCACACCAGCCCACCGAAGATCTGCAGAGACGCACATcagcatcacatcacagcaACCGCTTTGTTCATTTAGTCTGTGACACATGAGAGACGAGTGAAGGGGACGTGTTCATGTGTCCTGTCCAAAACCTGAACAGCTTCATGACCCGAAACTCTGAGTCACCGCAGGACTGCTGTTCCGAGCCAGTCCTGTGATCTCAGCCGGACTCAGACCGAAATCCGCTTAGAGCCGACCTCCACCCGATCGGACCTGCAGGCCGATGAGCCTCATTGTTCTGTTCACAGGGCGTCGCTGCCTTCAGGCACTCGACACCTCTGATGATTGACAGGCTGCATTATACATGGAGCTCCACCCGACTCCACCTGCTGTGtgagtgagggtgtgtgtgcacgtgtgtgtgtgtgcgcgtgtctgtgtgcatgtgtgtgtgtgtgtgtgtgtgtgtgtgtgcacgtgtgtgtgtgtgtgcacgtgtgtgcacgtgtgtgtctgactgtctgtgtgtgtgtctgtgtgtccgtgtgtgcacgtgtgtgtgcgtccgtgagtgtgtgtgtgctgcattcCTCTGCTGACGTCTCTTGACGTTTGATATTTTCTTATCAGCTCGTCTTTTGTCTCCGTCACACATGTGGACTAACAGCTGATCTCTGACcctctttgttctctttaacacactgacatgatgGCAGGACAGGCTGGACTCGGCTGCACTCGGCTGCACTCGGCTGGACTCTGACACCACAGGGTCAACATCAGGGTTTTGGTCTGCACAAACgaaccagcagacagcagtctGCTCAGAGTTATTCAACTTTAAACCGGTTTGGGGTTCAAAGCTGATTTCACGACCTCGGCTGTCGGACCAAAGCGGATCCTGCACAGAAGATCCTGAACCCTGAAG
This genomic window contains:
- the LOC124052694 gene encoding myelin and lymphocyte protein-like, with amino-acid sequence MASNTGTMANLPSGVGICTTIPDILYLPELIFGGLVWILVACTLVVPPNPQGWVMFVSVFCFVMTFIWMVVFACGGHSNRSSWAAADFMYHGIAAFFYLSASVALAKVTLDMKDGGSFRNYQLDISAVVFSYVATLLYFVHTILSAIRWKSF